Proteins from a single region of Macrotis lagotis isolate mMagLag1 chromosome 2, bilby.v1.9.chrom.fasta, whole genome shotgun sequence:
- the LOC141512645 gene encoding guanylate-binding protein 2-like, giving the protein MASGVQMSAPVCLIENTKEQMKVNQKSLEILSSITNPVVVVAIVGLCRTGKSYLMNKLAGKKSGFSLGSTVQSHTKGIWMWCVPHPKKLNHTLVLLDTEGLGDVEKGNNKNDTWIFALSVLLSSTFVYNSMGTINQQAMDQLHYVTELSECIRSKSAPNSDEVENSSDFVSFFPDFVWTVRDFTLELEIDGKPITSDEYLEAALKPKKGKPEEVKMFNLPRQCIRQFFPKKKCFIFDRPVHRKKLSQLEKLNDSELDPEFVEQVKSFCSYIFQDSQVKTLQGGITVNGPRLENLVLTYLEAITSGDMPCIENAVLALSQIENSAAVQRALTYYEEMMKQRVQFPTETLRELLDIHATCEKEAIEVFMKDSFKDVGQKFQKELADQLETKREAFCKQNLHESTKRCRTLLQDIFSPLEEEVKQGAFSKPGGYHLFVQRNKDLKQKYYQQPRKGIQAEETLQEYMKSKKDVVEAILQADQSLSAKERDIEVERVKAQAAEAAAKHLEELQKTTLEMMEQKEKSHQEHIKQLTEKMETERKLMVAEQERALALKLKEQEDLLKGGFRDETERLQKQINSLENQLENSKSGWGICVIS; this is encoded by the exons ATGGCATCTGGTGTCCAAATGTCAGCCCCAGTGTGTTTAATTGAAAACACAAAGGAACAAATGAAGGTGAATCAGAAATCTCTGGAGATTCTTTCCTCAATAACCAATCCTGTGGTGGTGGTAGCTATTGTGGGTCTGTGTCGCACTGGCAAGTCCTACCTGATGAATAAGCTGGCAGGGAAAAAATCAG GTTTTTCCCTTGGTTCCACAGTGCAGTCTCACACCAAGGGAATCTGGATGTGGTGTGTTCCTCATCCCAAGAAACTAAATCATACCCTTGTTCTCTTGGACACTGAGGGACTGGGCGATGTGGAAAAG GGCAACAACAAGAATGACACATGGATCTTCGCCCTGTCTGTGCTCCTGAGCAGCACCTTTGTCTACAACAGCATGGGCACCATCAACCAGCAGGCCATGGACCAGCTGCA CTACGTGACTGAGCTATCAGAGTGCATTAGGAGCAAATCTGCTCCCAATTCTGATGAAGTAGAAAATTCCTCAGATTTTGTGAGTTTTTTCCCAGATTTTGTATGGACTGTGCGTGATTTCACTTTGGAGCTGGAAATTGATGGAAAACCCATCACTTCTGATGAGTACTTGGAGGCAGCATTGAAGCCTAAAAAAG gTAAACCTGAGGAAGTTAAAATGTTCAACCTACCTCGTCAGTGTATCCGCCAGTTCTTCCCCAAGAAGAAATGTTTTATCTTTGACCGACCCGTCCACCGAAAGAAGCTTTCCCAGCTTGAGAAACTTAATGACAGTGAACTGGATCCTGAATTTGTGGAACAAGTTAAAAGCTTCTGTTCCTATATCTTCCAGGATTCCCAAGTGAAAACCCTCCAGGGAGGCATCACAGTCAATGGACCCC GTCTAGAGAACCTGGTCCTGACCTATCTCGAGGCCATCACCAGTGGAGATATGCCCTGTATAGAAAATGCAGTCCTGGCACTGTCTCAAATAGAGAACTCAGCTGCAGTTCAAAGGGCCCTTACATActatgaagagatgatgaaacaaAGGGTTCAGTTCCCCACAGAAACCCTTAGGGAGTTGTTGGACATACATGCCACCTGTGAGAAGGAAGCCATTGAAGTCTTTATGAAAGATTCTTTCAAGGATGTGGGCCAGAAATTCCAGAAGGAACTGGCG GACCAGCTAGAAACGAAGAGAGAAGCTTTTTGCAAACAGAACCTGCATGAGTCCACAAAACGGTGCAGAACTTTGCTTCAGGACATTTTCAGTCCTCTGGAGGAAGAAGTGAAGCAGGGGGCCTTCTCCAAACCAGGGGGCTATCATCTCTTTGTGCAGAGAAACAAGGATCTGAAACAGAAGTACTACCAGCAGCCTAGGAAGGGGATACAG GCTGAGGAAACTCTGCAGGAATATATGAAATCCAAGAAAGATGTAGTTGAAGCAATACTGCAAGCAGACCAGTCACTCTCAGCAAAGGAAAGAGATATTGAAG TGGAGCGTGTGAAAGCTCAGGCTGCAGAGGCTGCTGCAAAGCACTTAGAGGAATTACAGAAGACAACCCTGGAGATGATGgagcagaaagaaaaaagccACCAGGAACACATAAAGCAATTAACTGAAAAGATGGAAACAGAAAGGAAACTGATGGTAGCAGAGCAAGAGAGGGCCCTGGCTCTGAAGCTCAAG GAACAGGAAGATTTACTAAAAGGAGGATTCCGAGATGAAACAGAGCGCCTTCAAAAGCAAATCAATTCTCTGGAGAACCAACTGGAGAACTCCAAAAGTGGTTGGGGAATCTGTGTCATTAGCTGA